The genomic DNA GGACGCTGACCGTAAAATGCTCCGCTAATTCCCCATCTGTTAGGAACGGGTTTTCTTCAAGCAACAATCCAAGCTGTCGTTGCCTTTCCTTTTTAGGCATTCTCAATCGTTTCACCTTCCGGATTAGCACTTGGTACTAATAGTAGTATATAAAGACGAAAAAAAGAATGCAAGAGGTATTCTCCTTTTGCATTCTTTTAGTCAATTCTGCCACCACTAAGAGCACCTGATTGTTCGAGCTGCGACCTAAGAATCGTATATGCTTCATCTTCCCAAAAATGCGTAGATGCCAACAACTTTTCCGCATCCTCACGAGCCGTATTCAGCGCCCTGTAATCATGAACAGGATCGGCCACTTGAAACTCCGGCATACCGCTTTGCTTTTTCCCGAAAAAGTCCCCCGCCCCGCGTAATTCTAAGTCTTTTTCCGCCAAAACAAAGCCATCATTTGTTTCAGTCATGGATTGCATACGTTCTTTACCTTCTTCTGTTTTCGGATCCGCCAACAACACACAATAGGATTGCTCTGCACCACGCCCCACACGACCTCTTAACTGGTGAAGCTGTGCAAGACCAAATCGTGTCGCATCATAAATCAACATAAATGTAGCGTTCGGTACATTGACACCTACTTCTACGACAGTCGTCGACACGAGTACATGGATATTCCCTTCGCTAAAATCCCGCATAATGGCATCTTTATCATCCGCATGGAGTCGTCCATGCATAAGGCCCACTGCATATTTGCCACTAAAATATGTTGAAAGTTGACTATGTACATCGACCGCATTTTGGACATCCAACTTATCCGATTCCTCTATCAACGGACAAATGACGTATGCCTGACGCCCTGCTTGTAGCTCTTTTTCCATCTTCCGCAAAACCGGAAGAAGCGAATCTTCTTTTAACCAATGTGTTTCGATTTTTTTCCTTCCTGCCGGCAATTCATCGAGAATGGATACGTCCATCTCACCAAACGCTGTGATGGCAAGCGTCCTCGGAATTGGCGTCGCCGTCATAAAGAGCACATCTGGATGGAGGCCTTTATCTCGCAAAATACGCCGCTGTTCGACACCGAAGCGATGTTGCTCATCCGTAATAACAAGTCCAGGATTTTTGAAGACAACATCCGGCTGAATCAGCGCATGCGTTCCAATTAGTAGATCCACTTCCCCTAATTCCAGTTGCTCCAGCAAATTTTTCCGCGCTTTTCCTTTTGTCGAACCCGCGAGAAATGCCACCGTCACCCCCAGTGGCTCCAACCATTCAGCAAGCGAAGCGGCATGCTGCTCAGCCAAAATTTCTGTCGGCGCCATTAATGCACCTTGAAATCCGGCTGTAATCGTAGCGTATAAGGCAATTGCCGCCACAACCGTTTTCCCAGAACCTACATCACCTTGCAATAGACGATTCATCCGAATAGGGCTTTTAAGCTCTGCACATAATTCGTTTACAACACGCTTCTGTGCTGCCGTCAATTCAAATGGTAAAGAGGCGATGAAGTGCTTTACTTTCGCCAAGTCATAGTCAATGGCTACACCCTTTTCGGCTTCCTTCCGCGCTTTTTTCATACCGAGCATTTTCAATTGAAAGAGCAACAGTTCCTCATAAACAAAGCGTCGTCTCGCATGCTTAACGTCTTGTGGGCTCGTCGGAAAATGCATCATTTCAAGCGCCTCTTCCATCCCTGGTAATCGATACATTTCTCGAATGTCTGCCGGAAGTGACTCTTCGTGTTGTCCTACTACCGCATCTAGCGCATTACGCATAAATTTACGAAAGGTCTTTTGATGCATAGCCCCTTTCAAACTGTAGACCGGTTCAAAATCAGCTTGCTCTGTTTTCGGCCCATCTTTAAAATTACTCACATTGATCACTTGTCGCCCACGATCCCATTTCCCCGTAACCGTCACAACATTGCCAAGGGCGAGCCGATCCTTCAAATAATGCTGGTTGAAAAAGACCGCCTTCACAAGATGCGGTCCTGCCAGCAGTCGGACTTGTAGACGTGATTTGTTCTTCCCTAAAAAAAGAACGGAAGGCTCACTTTCGACCCTTCCTTCAATCGTAACCCGTTCATTATGTGGTGTTTCGGTCAAATCCTTTAATCGAAAATCTTCATGACGATAGGGAAATGCTCGTACAAGGTCTCCAATCGTCGTAATTCCCAGCGCCTCAAACTGCTGTCCCGCCACTTTTCCGACTCCCTTTATCGTCGTAACAGGATCATGAATGGACTGCGTCACTTTGAGCATTCCCTTTACCGAATATCTCCGCTTCAAGCGCTTTGCCCGTTGGTGTTGTAGCTAGTCCCCCCTTAGCTGTTTCGCGCAATGCGGATGGCATCGTTTGCCCGATTCGATACATCGCATCGATCACTTCGTCTGTTGGAATGCGGCTGACAACTCCAGCAAGTGCCATATCAGCTCCAACAAGCGCTTTCGCTGCTCCCATAGCATTACGCTTTACGCATGGGACTTCCACAAGGCCCGCAACTGGATCACAAACGAGACCAAGCATATTTTTCATAACGATAGAAAATGCTTCAGCGCTTTGTTGTGGCGTCCCTCCTGCCATTTCAACGATTGCTGCAGCCGCCATAGAACCTGCTGAGCCTGTTTCCGCCTGACAACCACCTGCTGCACCCGAAATTGACGCATTATTGGCAACAACAAAGCCGAATGCCCCCGACGTAAAGAGATAATTGATCATTTGTTCGCGAGTTGGATTCAGTTTGTTTTTGACTGCAAATAATGTCCCAGGTACAATTCCCGCTGCACCAGCAGTCGGCGTAGCACAAATTGTTCCCATCGCCGCATTGACTTCGTTCGTCGCGACCGCTTTACTCACCGCATCCATGATTAAATCACCTGATAATGATTTTCCAGACGCGATATAATTTTGAATAAGGACTGCGTCTCCGCCTGTTAATCCAGAAGTCGACTTTACACCTTGCAATCCTTTTTCCACGGCACTTTCCATCACCGTTAAATTATTATCCATTTGGGCAATAATTTCTTCCCGTGTACGTTTCGTAATAAGCATTTCCTGTTCAATCATAATTTCTGATATCGGCTTGTTTTGCGCTTCTGCAAGTGCAACAAGCTCCTTTACCGTACCGAATAGTACTTCCATGTATGTTTTCCTCCTTAGTTCGCTAATGTCGAAACTTGCGTAACATGCGGCAATGATTGCAATTCATGTAGTAATGTCGCATCGATGATTTGATCGACCTCGATGACCATCAATGCCATCTCCCCTTTTTCCTTCCGGCCCACTTCCATATGTGCAATGTTCATGCCTTGCATGGCAATCACATTGGAAACGCTTGCAATAACCCCGGAACGATCATCATGTACAACAAGCAGTGCTGGGTAGTGCCCAGACAGTCTCAATGGAAACCCATTTAACTCGACGACTTCCATCGTCCCGCCACCAATCGAGATGCCGACCAATTCCATAGTCCCTTGACTATCCCCAATCACAAGACGAGCCGTATTCGGATGAATGGCTTCTTCCTCTTCTGGAACAAACTCAAAAGTCATGCCTAACTGATTCGCATCCGTAAATGCTGTTTTGATACGCTCATCAAAAGTATCATAATCTAGCAAACCACCAATGATCGCAACGTCCGTTCCATGCCCCTTATACGTTTCCGCAAATGATCCATAAAGATGAATCCGTGCCCACTCTGGCTGGCGACCAAATAAAGTACGTGCCACCCGTCCAATCCTCGCTGCCCCCGCAGTATGTGAAGAGGACGGCCCAATCATGACCGGCCCGATAATTTCGAAAACTGATCTGAATTTCATAAACACGGCCCCCTTTAAATTAAGTCCTACATACCTATTTTACCTCAAAAATTAGTATAAAACAAAAAATGTTTTTAAACGAAAAGCGCAAGGCGCCCGTTTAGACGCGAAAGGCATAAGGTAGGGCGACGACGTGGCGTTCTTTGCCACACAGTCGGCTTGCTTCAAGGAGCACAGTCTAAGAGTGCGCCGCTTCCTGCGGCAACGACTGCATAACTCACGTCCTGTGAGCCTCCAAGCGGCTGGCACCCGGGACCTAGACAATAAGTTTATAAGGAAAGCCTATCCTTTCTTTTTCTTTCAAAAAAGCAGCGCGCCTCTGTTAATGGCGCACTGCTTTTCTAGTCATTACTCGACTGAAATAATATAAGGATATAACGGTTGCTTCCCATTGTACAATTCTACTTCGATATGGTCAAAATGCTCCTCAATGTAACTAACAATCGAGGATGCCTCTTCTTCGCTAACATCTTCACCATAAAGAATTGTGACGATTTCATCATCTTTGTCAATAAGTGAGGATAGAAGCGTCTTCATAACGTCGTCAAGCGAAGGTGTTGACGTGATAATTTTGCCACCTGAGATGCCCATGAAGTCATCTTTTTGAATGTCGACACCATCAATGGATGTATCGCGTACCGCATGCGTAACTTGTCCTGTTTTAACGAATGATGCCGCCTCTTTCATCGCAGCGGCATTGACGCTCACTTCCGCCTCTGGATTGAACGCAAGAATCGCAGCAAGTCCTTCCGGAACTGTTTTTGTCGGCACAACAGCTGCTTCGATGCCAATTACTTCAGCTGCTTGTTCCGCAGCCATAATAATATTTTTGTTGTTCGGCAAAATAAGCACTCGTTCTGCGCCAACAGCCTCAATCGCTTTGACGATATCTTCCGTTGAAGGGTTCATCGTTTGTCCACCTTCAATGACAGCTGATGCGCCTACACTTTTTAGTAATTCCGCAATCCCGGATCCCATCGCTACCGTAACAACTGCATAAGGATGCTTAACCGCTTCTTTTTTCTCCACTTCTTGTGTCGAATGACTCTCTCCGACAATTTCAATATGCTGCTCGCGCATATTTTCAATTTTTATTTTGATCAATGAACCAAATTTCTGTCCATAATTCAGTGCATCTCCTGGTTCTTCGGTATGGATATGTACTTTTGCAACTTCCTCATCAGAGATCACTAATAGAGAATCCCCAAATTGACTTAGTGCTTGGCGGAAATTTGACTCATCATATGGGTTCGCTTGAAGTTTCTCGTCTTCAAATTTCACCATAAACTCCGTACAATAACCAAATTCGATATCTTCGGTATTCATGAAGCCTTGTACACTGCGATGATGCTCCGCATTTACTAGATCGTCCATCGATTCAACGATTGCTCTCTCCGGAAGCGCTTCGCCTTTCAAGCATGCCAAAAAGCCCTCGTACACATAGACGAGACCTTGTCCGCCACTATCCACGACGCCAACTTCCTTTAATACTGCCAATAGATCCGGCGTCCGTTTAAGCGATGCTTTCGATTCTTCCACAATTGCTTCCATGACTGTTACGATATCTTCAGTCGACGCAGCTTGTACTACACCAGCATTCGCAGCATCTTTTGCGACTGTCAAAATCGTCCCTTCAACAGGTTTCATAACTGCTTTGTAAGCTGTCTCAACACCGTACTTCAAAGCAGTTGCAAATTGCACACCGTTGACGGATGCTTCGTTTTCGATATGTTTTCCAAAACCACGAAACAGCTGTGAAAGAATAACACCCGAGTTCCCACGAGCTCCCATTAGCAAACCTTTTGACAACGCTTGTGCAGTCTTCCCTAAGTGAGCAACCGCATTTTCTGCCGTTTCTTTCGCTCCTGATGTCATGGACAAATTCATATTGGTACCAGTATCACCATCAGGTACTGGAAAAACGTTTAGCGAATCGACGTAGTCTGCATTTTGGTAAAGATTATGCGCTCCCATCTTCACCATCTCTGCAAACTTCAAACCATCTATGGACTTCATTGAAATTACTTCCTCCTTCTACAGGTTTGTCACTCGGACTCCCTGGACAAAAATATTAACAGATTTCACAGTCATGCCGACTGTCTTTTGCAAGACATACTTTACTTTAGATTGGACCTGGTAGGCAACTTCTGAGATTTTCGTACCATACCCAACAACTACATACATGTCAATATGTGTCTCATCGCCGACATTGCGAACGATGACCCCACGAGCGAAATTTTCTTTCCGAAGTATTTCAGTTAACCCGTCTCGGATCTGATGCCTTGAAGCCATGCCAACAATTCCATAACATTCGATAGCCGCTTCTCCTACTACTTGGGCGATGACGTCGTTTGTAATATCGATTTTGCCATATTCGTTTTGCACTTCAACTGACATGGTTATGTCCCCCCTGCATCTTTTTCACTGCTTTCATTGTACTATATCTGTAATCAGAATAAAAGAAAGCTTCTTCGAAGGCTTGTACGACTCTCTATCCGGTTTTAAAACGTGTAAAGGTATTTTCCTTGAAAGATGTTGTAAAAAGGGTTGCAACACCGCATACCATATGATACATTATTATGGTATGCGAATACAGAAGTGAATTGCTTAATCAACATTCGCAAGGAGGTACTAATTATGGCTAAAGAATGTGCTATTACAGGACGCAAAGCCCGTACAGGTAACACGCGTTCCCACGCATTGAACTCAAGCAGACGTACATGGGGTGCGAACCTTCAAAAAGTCCGTATTCTTGTTAACGGTA from Sporosarcina sp. FSL K6-1522 includes the following:
- the recG gene encoding ATP-dependent DNA helicase RecG, whose product is MTQSIHDPVTTIKGVGKVAGQQFEALGITTIGDLVRAFPYRHEDFRLKDLTETPHNERVTIEGRVESEPSVLFLGKNKSRLQVRLLAGPHLVKAVFFNQHYLKDRLALGNVVTVTGKWDRGRQVINVSNFKDGPKTEQADFEPVYSLKGAMHQKTFRKFMRNALDAVVGQHEESLPADIREMYRLPGMEEALEMMHFPTSPQDVKHARRRFVYEELLLFQLKMLGMKKARKEAEKGVAIDYDLAKVKHFIASLPFELTAAQKRVVNELCAELKSPIRMNRLLQGDVGSGKTVVAAIALYATITAGFQGALMAPTEILAEQHAASLAEWLEPLGVTVAFLAGSTKGKARKNLLEQLELGEVDLLIGTHALIQPDVVFKNPGLVITDEQHRFGVEQRRILRDKGLHPDVLFMTATPIPRTLAITAFGEMDVSILDELPAGRKKIETHWLKEDSLLPVLRKMEKELQAGRQAYVICPLIEESDKLDVQNAVDVHSQLSTYFSGKYAVGLMHGRLHADDKDAIMRDFSEGNIHVLVSTTVVEVGVNVPNATFMLIYDATRFGLAQLHQLRGRVGRGAEQSYCVLLADPKTEEGKERMQSMTETNDGFVLAEKDLELRGAGDFFGKKQSGMPEFQVADPVHDYRALNTAREDAEKLLASTHFWEDEAYTILRSQLEQSGALSGGRID
- the sdaAA gene encoding L-serine ammonia-lyase, iron-sulfur-dependent, subunit alpha → MEVLFGTVKELVALAEAQNKPISEIMIEQEMLITKRTREEIIAQMDNNLTVMESAVEKGLQGVKSTSGLTGGDAVLIQNYIASGKSLSGDLIMDAVSKAVATNEVNAAMGTICATPTAGAAGIVPGTLFAVKNKLNPTREQMINYLFTSGAFGFVVANNASISGAAGGCQAETGSAGSMAAAAIVEMAGGTPQQSAEAFSIVMKNMLGLVCDPVAGLVEVPCVKRNAMGAAKALVGADMALAGVVSRIPTDEVIDAMYRIGQTMPSALRETAKGGLATTPTGKALEAEIFGKGNAQSDAVHS
- the sdaAB gene encoding L-serine ammonia-lyase, iron-sulfur-dependent subunit beta, which translates into the protein MKFRSVFEIIGPVMIGPSSSHTAGAARIGRVARTLFGRQPEWARIHLYGSFAETYKGHGTDVAIIGGLLDYDTFDERIKTAFTDANQLGMTFEFVPEEEEAIHPNTARLVIGDSQGTMELVGISIGGGTMEVVELNGFPLRLSGHYPALLVVHDDRSGVIASVSNVIAMQGMNIAHMEVGRKEKGEMALMVIEVDQIIDATLLHELQSLPHVTQVSTLAN
- a CDS encoding DAK2 domain-containing protein — encoded protein: MKSIDGLKFAEMVKMGAHNLYQNADYVDSLNVFPVPDGDTGTNMNLSMTSGAKETAENAVAHLGKTAQALSKGLLMGARGNSGVILSQLFRGFGKHIENEASVNGVQFATALKYGVETAYKAVMKPVEGTILTVAKDAANAGVVQAASTEDIVTVMEAIVEESKASLKRTPDLLAVLKEVGVVDSGGQGLVYVYEGFLACLKGEALPERAIVESMDDLVNAEHHRSVQGFMNTEDIEFGYCTEFMVKFEDEKLQANPYDESNFRQALSQFGDSLLVISDEEVAKVHIHTEEPGDALNYGQKFGSLIKIKIENMREQHIEIVGESHSTQEVEKKEAVKHPYAVVTVAMGSGIAELLKSVGASAVIEGGQTMNPSTEDIVKAIEAVGAERVLILPNNKNIIMAAEQAAEVIGIEAAVVPTKTVPEGLAAILAFNPEAEVSVNAAAMKEAASFVKTGQVTHAVRDTSIDGVDIQKDDFMGISGGKIITSTPSLDDVMKTLLSSLIDKDDEIVTILYGEDVSEEEASSIVSYIEEHFDHIEVELYNGKQPLYPYIISVE
- a CDS encoding Asp23/Gls24 family envelope stress response protein, encoding MSVEVQNEYGKIDITNDVIAQVVGEAAIECYGIVGMASRHQIRDGLTEILRKENFARGVIVRNVGDETHIDMYVVVGYGTKISEVAYQVQSKVKYVLQKTVGMTVKSVNIFVQGVRVTNL
- the rpmB gene encoding 50S ribosomal protein L28, with protein sequence MAKECAITGRKARTGNTRSHALNSSRRTWGANLQKVRILVNGKPKRVWVSARALKSGKVQRV